A single region of the Glycine max cultivar Williams 82 chromosome 20, Glycine_max_v4.0, whole genome shotgun sequence genome encodes:
- the LOC100810047 gene encoding protein GFS12: MEEEESQCFECLQLRIKSDFSEQVFFNYAISTSAFPFGSSAIVNISGTADGESSGAQFILQYMPTRDKNCFINYVNEYILDSGEITTRSSDPGIGSSEDNNAVNVRITSSDDSESGKAFSGSTSCSHSGRFSCLRTITSLAPIARVGMSSYSTFQEVSTDFLCELIEDHVLESLDLFIEGKASGRDSVNFLSLIGLPSFEEDPFPGSLRHPNIAPVLAIFKTSDHVNVVLPKTPYNLESILHFNPNALKSNWNIIFLMYQLLSALSYIHGLGLSHGNICPSNIMLTDSLWSWLRLWNEPVLESNLTLQESERDNSKPARIGCCNVACRSYDLYADLKLSPTIDWQSCFHKWWRGELSNFEYLLILNRLAGRRWGDHTFHPVMPWVIDFSSKPDDSCDAGWRDLSKSKWRLAKGDEQLDFTYSTSEIPHHVSDECLSELAVCSYKARRLPLSVLRMAVRSVYEPNEYPSTMQRLYQWTPDECIPEFYCHAQIFKSIHDGMADLAVPSWAESPEDFIKLHRDALESNRVSFQLHHWIDITFGYKMSGQAAIAAKNVMLPISEPMMPRSTGRRQLFTQPHPIRHATTRTKRHGSNKYAKVWIQANEMHQETSLLSETAYLQELEQASTFSEQARHLNAYYHYPLNQTTGKNISSLGDPTTETFSESISKLSLIDRNYQVPYRMNLISFLQHMKEEDESSLGYPDLLLWKQKLSSSRLCSEDVARDIFSIGCLLAELHLCRPLFDPISLAIYLEDGTLPGFLQDLPPDIRLLVEACIQKDWTRRPSAKILLESPYFPKTVKSSYLFLAPLQLVAKDETRLHYAANLAKHGALREMGAFATEMCTTYCLPLIVNAVSDTEAEWAYMLLKEFMKCLTVQAMKTLILPTIQKILQTTGYLRLKVSLLQDSFVREIWNRVGKQAYLETIHPLVLSNLYNSPDKSSAASASVLLISSSEELGVPITIHQTILPLVHCFGKGLCADGIDVLVRIGGIFGELFIIKQMVPLLKNVVRSFIDVSCMNKADPVQSWSALALIDCMMTLDGLVYFLTEEVIVKELLEDLCCIHIGVLMQKHMEIAVLQVAASTLFGICQRIGADLTALHILPKLKELFDELAFSQEISKGSTTVGRNLKVGKIKIGGDLHIESRMDLVLVLYPSFASLLGIEKLRQCCATWLILEQHLLRHHNWKWEYAGESSKNSSENFLARRPVIAQGFTSEYNPAKLLLNGVGWSIPQSQGRSAKNLIPQRRPFKVHQSPVAVHEGMSYQMNHEPWFWFPSPATIWDGPEFLGRVGVQKDELPWKIRASVIYSIRAHHGAVRSLAVNQDECTVFTAGIGQGYKGTVQKWELSRTNCLSGYHGHEEVVNDIYILSSSGRVASCDGTIHIWNSQTGKQILVFAESQTESGHPTSHPSSASKINSDQANVLNMNTLSNGILSSAFDSSLYTCMHLLNSTETLVVGTGNGSLRFIDVARGQKLHIWRGESTVSSFPSLISAICSTGSDKMQAGGISTLPSFIAAGLSSGHCKLFDAKSGNVISSWRAHDGYVTKLAAPEEHLLVSSSLDRTLRVWDLRMNLPLQPIIFRGHSDGISSFSVWGQDVISISRNRIGLLSLSKSANETDGQHHISPQKLYISDNGQRSLSALSSISILPFSRLFLIGTEDGYLRICC, translated from the exons ATGGAGGAAGAAGAGAGTCAGTGCTTCGAGTGCCTCCAACTTCGAATAAAGTCCGATTTCTCGGAGCAAGTGTTTTTCAATTATGCCATTTCCACTTCTGCTTTTCCTTTCGGATCCTCAGCTATCGTTAAT attTCTGGTACAGCTGATGGCGAATCTTCGGGTGCTCAATTTATATTGCAGTACATGCCGACTCGTGATAAGAATTGTTTTATCAATTATGT aaatgaatatattttggaTAGTGGTGAAATCACTACTAGGAGTAGTGATCCTGGTATTGGAAGCAGTGAAGATAATAATGCTGTTAATGTTAGAATTACTTCATCAGATGATTCTGAGAGTGGAAAAGCTTTTTCTGGAAGCACGAGTTGTAGTCATTCTGGAAGATTTTCTTGCTTGAGGACAATCACTTCACTTGCGCCGATTGCTCGTGTGGGAATGTCTTCCTATTCCACATTTCAAGAGGTCTCCACTGATTTCTTGTGTGAGTTAATCGAAGATCACGTGTTAGAGTCGCTTGATCTCTTCATTGAAGGGAAAGCGTCTGGACGGGACAGTGTAAATTTCCTTAGTTTAATTGGGTTGCCATCATTTGAAGAGGATCCTTTTCCAGGCTCTTTGAGGCATCCAAACATAGCTCCTGTCCttgcaatttttaaaacatcCGATCACGTTAATGTTGTGCTTCCAAAGACTCCATACAACTTGGAAAGTATTCTTCATTTTAACCCCAACGCATTAAAGTCTAATTGGAATATAATATTTCTTATGTATCAGCTACTCTCAGCCTTATCGTACATACATGGTTTAGGGCTTTCTCATGGTAATATATGCCCGTCCAATATCATGTTGACTGACTCATTATGGTCTTGGCTGAGATTATGGAATGAACCCGTATTGGAATCTAATTTAACTTTGCAAGAGAGTGAAAGAGATAACTCCAAACCTGCAAGAATTGGTTGTTGTAATGTGGCTTGTCGTTCTTATGACCTTTATGCTGATCTAAAGCTTTCTCCAACAATAGATTGGCAAtcttgttttcataaatggtgGAGAGGAGAATTaagtaattttgaatatttactcATCTTAAACAGATTAGCAGGAAGAAGGTGGGGGGACCATACATTTCATCCAGTAATGCCTTGGGTAATTGATTTTAGCTCAAAACCTGATGACAGTTGTGACGCAGGGTGGCGAGACTTGAGCAAGAGCAAATGGCGCTTGGCAAAAGGTGATGAACAATTGGATTTCACCTATTCAACGTCTGAAATCCCTCATCATGTTTCAGATGAATGTTTGTCTGAATTGGCTGTCTGTAGTTATAAAGCAAGAAGACTCCCTTTGAGTGTTCTCCGAATGGCTGTTCGTTCAGTGTATGAGCCTAATGAATATCCTTCCACAATGCAGAGGCTCTATCAATGGACCCCTGATGAGTGCATTCCAGAGTTCTACTGTCATGCCCAAATTTTTAAGTCAATACATGATGGAATGGCTGATTTGGCTGTACCCTCTTGGGCAGAGAGTCCTGAGGATTTCATTAAATTACATCGTGATGCATTAGAAAGTAATAGGGTGTCATTTCAACTCCATCATTGGATAGATATAACCTTTGGTTACAAAATGTCTGGCCAGGCAGCTATTGCTGCTAAGAATGTTATGCTTCCTATATCAGAACCCATGATGCCAAGATCAACAGGACGTCGTCAGCTCTTTACACAACCACACCCCATCCGTCATGCCACTACCAGAACAAAACGTCATGGTTCCAATAAATATGCCAAAGTTTGGATTCAAGCAAATGAAATGCACCAAGAGACATCTCTTCTATCTGAAACTGCTTATCTACAAGAACTAGAGCAAGCATCTACATTTTCTGAACAGGCTAGGCATTTGAATGCCTATTACCATTATCCCTTAAATCAAACAACAGGGAAAAACATCTCATCTTTGGGAGATCCAACAACAGAGACATTTAGTGAAAGTATAAGCAAACTATCTTTGATTGACAGAAATTACCAGGTGCCGTATAGAATGAACCTAATATCTTTTCTTCAACATATGAAAGAGGAAGATGAAAGCTCCTTAGGATATCCAGACTTGCTACTTTGGAAGCAGAAATTATCTTCTTCAAGACTTTGCTCTGAAGATGTTGCTAGGGACATATTTTCTATTGGTTGTCTCTTGGCTGAACTTCATCTTTGCAGGCCGCTCTTTGATCCAATCTCATTGGCAATATACTTGGAAGATGGAACCTTACCAGGATTTCTGCAGGATCTACCTCCTGATATTAGATTACTTGTTGAAGCATGCATCCAAAAGGATTGGACGAG gaGGCCATCTGCCAAAATTCTTCTGGAATCTCCTTATTTTCCAAAGACTGTCAAGTCCTCCTACTTGTTTCTTGCTCCACTTCAGCTTGTAGCTAAAGATGAAACTCGTCTTCATTATGCTGCAAATCTTGCAAAGCATGGAGCTCTGAGGGAAATGGGTGCATTTGCGACTGAAATGTGCACTACTTATTGCTTACCACTTATAGTGAATGCTGTGAGTGATACTGAAGCTGAATGGGCATATATGCTACTGAAGGAATTTATGAAATGCCTAACAGTTCAAGCAATGAAAACATTAATCTTGCCTACCATACAGAAAATTTTACAG ACCACAGGTTATTTACGTTTAAAGGTTTCTCTTCTGCAAGATTCATTTGTACGGGAAATATGGAATCGAGTTGGTAAACAAGCATACCTGGAAACTATTCATCCATTGGTCTTGTCAAACTTGTACAATTCTCCAGATAAAAGTTCAGCTGCCTCTGCTTCAGTTCTTCTAATCAGTTCTAGTGAAGAACTTGGTGTACCTATTACCATCCATCAG ACTATCTTGCCTCTTGTTCACTGCTTTGGGAAGGGACTATGTGCGGATGGCATTGATGTGCTGGTCAGAATTG GTGGCATTTTTGGGGAATTGTTTATCATTAAACAGATGGTACCTTTACTGAAAAATGTTGTCCGTTCCTTCATTGATGTGTCATGCATGAATAAGGCCGATCCTGTCCAGAGTTGGAGTGCTTTAGCActtattgattgcatgatgaCTTTAGATGGCCTTGTATATTTCTTGACAGAAGAGGTCATTGTAAAGGAGCTGCTTGAA GACCTATGTTGCATACACATTGGAGTTCTTATGCAgaaacatatggaaattgcagTGCTTCAG GTGGCTGCTTCTACTCTTTTTGGAATTTGTCAGCGGATTGGAGCAGATTTGACAGCATTGCATATTCTTCCAAAACTGAAAGAACTATTTGATGAGCTTGCTTTCTCCCAGGAAATTTCTAAAGGTTCAACTACTGTGGGCAGAAACTTGAAGGTtggcaaaataaaaattggaggaGACTTGCATATTGAAAGTCGTATGGATCTAGT GTTGGTTCTCTATCCTTCCTTTGCATCTCTTCTTGGGATAGAGAAACTTCGTCAATGTTGTGCTACATGGTTGATTCTTGAACAACATCTTCTACGCCATCATAATTGGAAG TGGGAATATGCTGGAGAATCATCAAAAAACAGCTCAGAAAATTTTCTTGCTAGAAGACCTGTAATAGCCCAGGGATTTACATCTGAATACAATCCTGCAAAGCTGTTGCTTAATGGGGTTGGATGGTCAATTCCACAATCCCAAGGAAGAAGTGCCAAAAATTTGATCCCTCAAAGACGACCATTTAAAGTTCATCAAAGTCCAGTAGCAGTGCATGAAGGAATGTCATACCAAATGAACCATGAACCCTGGTTTTGGTTCCCTAGTCCAGCCACCATCTGGGATGGGCCTGAATTTCTTGGGAGGGTGGGGGTTCAGAAAGACGAACTTCCATGGAAGATCAGAGCATCTGTTATATACTCTATACGTGCACATCATGGAGCAGTGAGGTCTCTGGCTGTTAACCAAGATGAATGTACTGTTTTTACTGCAGGAATTGGCCAAGGATATAAAGGAACTGTTCAGAAATGGGAATTGAGCCGAACTAACTGTCTGTCCGGCTACCATGGCCATGAGGAG GTTGTGAATGATATTTACATCTTATCATCTAGTGGAAGAGTGGCTTCTTGTGATGGAACAATTCACATTTGGAATAGTCAAACAGGGAAGCAGATATTAGTATTTGCTGAGTCCCAAACAGAATCTGGCCATCCTACAAGCCATCCATCCTCTGCATCAAAAATTAACAGTGACCAGGCAAATGTGCTTAATATGAATACACTATCCAATGGAATATTGTCTAGTGCTTTTGACTCAAGCCTTTATACTTGTATGCATCTATTAAACTCCACTGAAACTCTTGTAGTTGGAACTGGAAATGGTTCTCTGAG GTTCATTGATGTTGCTCGAGGTCAAAAGCTTCATATCTGGAGAGGCGAATCTACTGTATCTAGTTTTCCTTCACTTATTTCTGCCATTTGTTCCACTGGCTCTGACAAGATGCAAGCAGGTGGAATTTCCACTTTGCCATCTTTTATTGCAGCTGGACTAAGTTCTGGTCACTGTAAATTATTTGATGCAAAGAGTGGAAATGTAATTTCCTCTTGGCGAGCTCATGATGGATATGTGACAAAG TTGGCAGCACCTGAGGAACATCTACTTGTTTCCAGCTCTCTGGACAGAACTTTACGAGTCTGGGACTTAAGAAT GAATCTGCCATTGCAGCCCATTATTTTCAGAGGTCATTCAGATGGCATATCCAGTTTCTCCGTTTGGGGCCAAGATGTTATTTCAATTTCCCGGAATAGAATCGGGCTTCTCTCCTTGTCTAAATCTGCCAATGAAACA GATGGGCAGCATCACATTAGCCCCCAGAAACTATATATTTCTGATAATGGTCAGAGAAGCTTGTCAGCGTTATCAAGTATTAGTATACTTCCATTCTCTCGATTGTTTCTCATTGGAACCGAAGATGGTTATCTGAGAATCTGTTGTTAA